The Drosophila simulans strain w501 chromosome 3R, Prin_Dsim_3.1, whole genome shotgun sequence genome contains the following window.
TGAATAGATTCGCTAGCCAGCTATTAAATAGGTtctattcaaaaaaaaaaaaaaaaaaaagacacgCCTCTCACTTTGTTCTCCCTAAAAACAATTCTTTACAACTATCGTTTTGTGTTTTCCGTTTCGTAAGTTTCCATCAAGTGCTACATGTTAGatgaataaaatgtttattcaCTGTATTCATACCATATACATACAGCACGGTATACCAAAAATAGGCCTAgagaaaacacaaacaaattggATCTCGTTAATGGATAGTGCTGTCTTTCAAGATTGCGGTTTCTTGATTAAGAGTATTTTATTCTTCTGGAAGCTATCAGTTAATATTAATCTATTTACACGACACGTATTGAACTAAGCGGTAGGATTTGAATACACATATTTGTATGTACAGTAGAAATCAGAGTTGTGGAAGTCATTACACAATGGGCTCGCATTGTTTCAATTCTTTGCGTGTTTTGAATCCCCGGAAGCCAGCCTGAATTTTAACGGCCGCATCGGTGGCGATTTTCTGCTTCTTTCGCACCAGGAATCCCCGGAATCCCGCCTGTATCTTGGTGGCACTGCGATCCTCCACGGATTTGCCACCATTCTCGGAGCCCGTATGCTGATCCTCGCCGCTGGGACGTGGATTTCCCTTATTGTCCTGGTTTTCCATGAGGGCGTTGTTCTTCGGTCGCTGTCGCTGATTCCGCCTGGGATGGGGGTTCTTGCTGGATCGATGGATCTCTTTGCGCACGCGGTAGCCACGAAATCCGGCCTGAATCTTGATGGCCGCACTCTCTTCGGACTGCAAGGACGATGCTGATTCCGGGGAGCTGGGGTAAATGTACATGATCCTCTGGTGCACTGCGACAAAAATGGCAATCTCTGAGTCCGCGTTTCTATCCAACAAATACGGCTTTCATCGGTTGTAGCAGCTCTCTGTTCCGGACGAACTTGCTCGCTCGAGATCTAAAATTGTACTGGCGTACGGCGGACGCAGGCTTGGCATATGTACGGCgagaattttcattttcattcacaAAACAAAGGCCCCACTCAGCGATTTTCCTCTCGCACCTCCCAACATATAGCTTACATGGGCCTTTTGTATCTACACCTCTGGTCCGGCGGACTGAATCCCATCCGTTTGCTCTCCCGCGAGAATGGGAAGGAATCCACGGATGCTGATGACGTTCAAGAATTTCTGTTTCACAAAGTATACAAACGCGTTGGAAACAATTATCTAATTTCGCCAGCGCTCCCAATTGTGTGCAGTCTAATTAACAGACATATAATAATTGTGATCGGTTGCGTAATATATCCAGTATATATCtcaaatatcaatatatattattagGGCTTAGCTCGTGTTGACAATAATCCATCAAGCAGGAATCACTATTTTGGACAGTTGTTTACAATATCTAGGGGCCTACGTAGCGGGTGgtggacaaaaaaaaacagagtaAATTGGTTTAGGTGAAAAGCGAACTTATAGATACACATGGATCCATAGCCACATATCCATGTGCAATGAAAAGAACATCG
Protein-coding sequences here:
- the LOC6728607 gene encoding abnormal spindle-like microcephaly-associated protein homolog; translation: MYIYPSSPESASSLQSEESAAIKIQAGFRGYRVRKEIHRSSKNPHPRRNQRQRPKNNALMENQDNKGNPRPSGEDQHTGSENGGKSVEDRSATKIQAGFRGFLVRKKQKIATDAAVKIQAGFRGFKTRKELKQCEPIV